A genomic region of Azoarcus sp. KH32C contains the following coding sequences:
- a CDS encoding M20 aminoacylase family protein, whose amino-acid sequence MSIHDTIRRCHPRLIEIRRDIHAHPELAFAEHRTAELVAAHLEGLGLEVHRGVGGTGVVGTLRSGRGLRAIGLRADMDALPIHERNEFAHKSRRQGCMHACGHDGHTTMLLGAAEVLAAHPDFDGTVHFVFQPAEEGEGGADAMVNDGLFDRFPMESIFGLHNWPGLPSGQFAVHPGAVMASADRFDIEIRGHGAHAAMPHLGTDSIVAGAALVQAIQSIVSRTLDPTDSAVVSVTQFHAGEAYNVIPDRAQLCGTVRAFSEAVQERVEASLQRLCEGVAAAHGVEIVLTYRRGYPPTINTADEAAVCAEVAGALAGGAGVVTNARPSMGAEDFAFYLRHKPGCYVWLGNGPGEGGCTLHNPHYDFNDEVIPVGVAYWVELARRILRRA is encoded by the coding sequence ATGAGCATCCATGACACGATCCGCCGGTGTCACCCCCGACTCATCGAAATCCGCCGCGACATCCACGCCCATCCTGAACTCGCGTTCGCCGAGCATCGCACGGCCGAACTCGTCGCTGCCCATCTCGAAGGACTCGGCCTCGAAGTGCATCGCGGCGTCGGCGGTACCGGCGTCGTCGGAACGCTGCGATCCGGACGCGGCCTGCGCGCGATCGGGCTACGCGCCGACATGGACGCCTTGCCGATCCATGAACGCAACGAATTCGCACACAAGTCGCGCCGCCAGGGATGCATGCATGCCTGCGGGCACGACGGGCACACGACGATGCTGCTCGGAGCGGCTGAAGTGCTCGCCGCTCACCCGGATTTCGACGGCACCGTGCATTTCGTTTTCCAGCCGGCCGAGGAAGGCGAGGGCGGTGCCGACGCGATGGTCAACGACGGTCTGTTCGATCGTTTCCCGATGGAGTCGATCTTCGGCCTGCACAACTGGCCCGGATTGCCCTCAGGGCAGTTTGCCGTGCATCCCGGCGCAGTGATGGCGAGTGCGGACCGCTTCGACATCGAGATCCGGGGCCATGGCGCACACGCCGCGATGCCGCACCTCGGGACGGATTCCATCGTCGCGGGCGCCGCGCTCGTGCAGGCGATCCAATCTATCGTCAGTCGCACGCTCGATCCGACCGATTCGGCGGTCGTCTCGGTGACCCAGTTCCACGCCGGGGAGGCCTACAACGTGATCCCCGATCGCGCCCAACTCTGCGGCACGGTGCGTGCCTTCAGCGAGGCCGTTCAGGAGCGCGTCGAGGCCTCGCTGCAGCGCCTGTGCGAGGGCGTGGCCGCTGCGCACGGTGTCGAGATCGTCCTCACATATCGCCGCGGTTACCCTCCGACGATCAACACGGCCGACGAAGCGGCCGTGTGTGCGGAAGTCGCCGGTGCATTGGCGGGCGGAGCGGGCGTCGTGACCAACGCACGCCCGAGCATGGGCGCCGAGGATTTCGCCTTCTATCTGCGTCACAAGCCCGGCTGCTATGTCTGGCTCGGCAACGGTCCGGGCGAGGGCGGCTGCACGCTGCACAATCCGCATTACGATTTCAACGACGAGGTAATTCCGGTCGGCGTTGCATACTGGGTCGAGCTCGCGCGCCGAATCCTGAGACGCGCCTGA
- a CDS encoding histone deacetylase, which translates to MKLFYADHFVLPLPPGHRFPMEKYSRLRARLAASGHFGESDFIVPTAASDTEILRAHDAGYLSRAASGRLEPAEQRRIGFPWTPQMIERSRRSAGATLAACRRALTEGCSANLAGGTHHAHRDFGSGFCVFNDAAIAALAMQAEGLARKVAVVDCDVHQGDGTATILAGRRDLFTLSLHGAKNFPFRKAVSDLDVELPDGTGDSAYLAALNDALSDLFSRFEPDLVIYLAGADPFEGDRLGRLALTFDGLAARDQLVLGRCFGRGIPVAVAMAGGYAADIDDTVSVHFTTVVTAARLSRDFVPSLIAQRGACARPG; encoded by the coding sequence GTGAAACTCTTCTACGCCGACCACTTCGTGCTGCCGCTGCCGCCGGGGCATCGGTTTCCGATGGAGAAATATTCGCGCCTGCGCGCACGCCTGGCCGCTTCGGGGCATTTCGGCGAATCGGATTTCATCGTTCCGACCGCCGCGAGCGACACCGAAATCCTACGGGCCCACGATGCGGGATACCTGTCACGCGCCGCGAGCGGAAGGCTCGAACCGGCCGAGCAGCGGCGCATCGGGTTTCCCTGGACGCCGCAGATGATCGAACGCTCGCGACGGTCCGCCGGTGCGACGCTCGCGGCCTGCCGGCGTGCCCTCACCGAGGGATGCTCGGCGAATCTCGCCGGCGGCACGCATCACGCGCACCGGGACTTCGGTTCGGGCTTCTGCGTGTTCAACGACGCGGCGATCGCCGCGCTGGCGATGCAGGCGGAGGGGCTTGCGCGCAAGGTGGCGGTCGTCGACTGCGACGTCCATCAGGGGGACGGAACGGCGACGATCCTCGCGGGGCGCCGGGATCTGTTCACCTTGAGCCTCCATGGCGCCAAGAATTTCCCCTTCCGCAAGGCGGTGTCGGATCTCGACGTCGAACTGCCGGACGGCACCGGCGACAGCGCCTATCTCGCGGCCTTGAACGATGCTTTGTCCGACCTGTTTTCGCGCTTCGAGCCGGATCTCGTGATCTATCTGGCCGGTGCGGACCCCTTCGAAGGGGATCGACTGGGTCGTCTCGCCTTGACCTTCGACGGCCTCGCGGCGCGCGACCAACTCGTACTCGGGCGGTGCTTCGGTCGCGGCATACCGGTCGCCGTGGCGATGGCTGGAGGTTACGCGGCCGATATCGACGACACGGTATCGGTGCATTTCACGACGGTCGTGACCGCCGCGCGTTTGTCGCGCGATTTTGTGCCGTCGCTTATTGCGCAGCGCGGCGCTTGCGCTCGGCCCGGATGA
- a CDS encoding ankyrin repeat domain-containing protein: MPKHTDLLRRFLVSTVFAATLGAAAAHAGSYEDGLSSARLGDTSQLVDLLNRGLDPDTVDPQGNSLLMLAAREGQTKTVAALLKYRPKVSLRNGAGDSALMLAVLKGETPVVDLLLDAGAPVNNDGWNALIYAAFEGRLELVERLLARGADVNLLAPNKSNALMLAARNGHIDVVRRLLKTDVNLDQENDAGFTAESWAMANANTDIADLIRAERKRRAAQ, translated from the coding sequence ATGCCCAAGCACACTGATCTGCTGCGCCGCTTCCTGGTTTCCACCGTGTTCGCGGCGACGCTCGGCGCCGCTGCGGCCCATGCCGGCAGCTACGAGGACGGCCTCAGCTCCGCCCGATTGGGCGACACGTCGCAACTCGTTGATCTCCTCAACCGCGGCCTGGACCCCGACACCGTCGACCCTCAGGGGAATTCCCTGCTGATGCTTGCCGCCCGCGAGGGCCAGACGAAGACCGTTGCGGCCCTGCTGAAATATCGGCCCAAAGTCTCGTTGCGCAATGGAGCCGGCGATTCGGCGCTGATGCTTGCGGTGCTGAAGGGTGAGACCCCCGTCGTCGACCTCCTGCTCGACGCCGGCGCCCCGGTCAATAACGACGGGTGGAACGCGCTGATATACGCCGCCTTCGAAGGCCGCCTGGAACTCGTCGAGCGCCTGCTGGCACGCGGCGCGGACGTCAATCTGCTCGCGCCGAACAAGTCGAACGCACTGATGCTCGCTGCCCGGAACGGTCACATCGACGTCGTGCGGCGTCTGCTGAAGACGGACGTGAACCTCGATCAGGAAAACGACGCAGGATTCACCGCCGAAAGCTGGGCCATGGCGAACGCCAACACCGACATCGCCGATCTCATCCGGGCCGAGCGCAAGCGCCGCGCTGCGCAATAA
- a CDS encoding TatD family hydrolase, producing MFVDSHCHLDFPDLAAREDAVLAAMAAKRVGHALCVAVKLEDFPRVLALAERHPNLSASVGVHPDNDGVEEPDVERLLALAEHPKIVAIGETGLDYYWQKDAPEWQRERFRTHIRAARACGKPLIVHTRSAAEDTLRVMREEGAGEAGGVMHCFTESREVAEAALDLGFYISFSGIVTFKSARDLKEVARFVPLDRLLIETDSPYLAPVPHRGKTNEPAWVVHVAEEIARLRNESLDRIEAVTTENFFRLFRHAQAH from the coding sequence ATGTTCGTAGATTCGCACTGCCATCTGGACTTTCCGGATCTCGCCGCGCGCGAGGACGCCGTTCTCGCCGCGATGGCGGCCAAGCGCGTCGGCCACGCCTTGTGCGTGGCCGTGAAGCTGGAAGACTTCCCGCGCGTGCTTGCGCTCGCCGAGCGGCACCCGAATCTCTCGGCTTCCGTCGGTGTGCATCCCGACAACGACGGCGTCGAGGAGCCTGACGTCGAGCGCCTGCTGGCGCTTGCCGAACACCCGAAGATCGTCGCGATCGGCGAGACAGGGCTCGACTACTACTGGCAGAAGGACGCGCCGGAATGGCAGCGCGAGCGCTTTCGCACCCATATCCGGGCGGCTCGCGCCTGCGGCAAACCCCTGATCGTCCACACGCGCTCGGCCGCCGAGGACACGCTGCGCGTGATGCGCGAGGAAGGTGCCGGCGAGGCGGGTGGTGTAATGCATTGCTTCACCGAGTCGCGTGAAGTCGCGGAGGCGGCCCTCGACCTCGGCTTCTACATCTCCTTCTCCGGAATCGTCACGTTCAAGAGCGCGCGTGACCTCAAGGAGGTCGCCCGCTTCGTGCCGCTTGACCGCCTGCTGATCGAGACGGACTCACCCTACCTCGCACCTGTGCCGCATCGGGGCAAGACCAACGAGCCCGCCTGGGTCGTCCACGTCGCCGAGGAAATCGCCCGTCTGCGCAACGAGTCGCTCGACCGTATCGAGGCCGTTACCACCGAAAACTTCTTCCGCCTTTTCCGCCATGCCCAAGCACACTGA
- a CDS encoding PilZ domain-containing protein, which translates to MSEAPKPSVARPSVLSLNINSKSALYAAYMPFLANGGIFVPTPRVHTLGDEVFMLLQLMDDPTKHPVAATVVWVTPHGAQGGRTQGIGVHFSSDESGKALRHRIEQILAGHLGSNRPTHTL; encoded by the coding sequence ATGAGCGAAGCCCCCAAGCCGAGCGTCGCACGCCCGAGCGTGCTGTCGCTGAACATCAACTCGAAGTCCGCGCTCTATGCGGCCTACATGCCGTTCCTCGCCAACGGCGGCATCTTCGTGCCGACGCCACGCGTGCATACGCTCGGCGACGAAGTCTTTATGCTGCTACAGTTGATGGACGACCCGACCAAGCATCCCGTCGCCGCGACTGTCGTGTGGGTCACGCCGCACGGTGCGCAGGGCGGGCGGACGCAAGGCATCGGCGTGCACTTCAGCTCTGATGAATCCGGCAAGGCGCTGCGGCATCGCATCGAACAGATCCTTGCCGGTCACCTCGGCTCCAATCGTCCCACGCATACCCTCTGA
- the holB gene encoding DNA polymerase III subunit delta', with amino-acid sequence MMLPWLTESWSRLVGLGDRLPHALLFVGPPGLGKRALADALAARLLCASPGVDGHACGHCAQCQLRLSGNHPDLLPVVPEADAAGADGEGGEGSETAGSASEKKKSTQIVIEQIRDLQETLSVTGHQGSRRVIIVDPAEAMNAYTANALLKLLEEPPAGCVFLLVSSAPRRLLPTIRSRCQQWSFSRPGEHELKEWLAKQEAIDGELLALVGGMPLAAQRLVQNGAGAMHKRFVKEIAQIPATDPLKLAGQWESWLKSKEALAAGFGMVQLVEWLQRWVTDLASLRLGGRVRYFPGEEGTLAALAQRTSIAAATNCYNEVSRIRRVSQHPLNARLMLEDMLLRYARALTGSRR; translated from the coding sequence ATGATGCTCCCGTGGCTGACCGAAAGCTGGTCGCGCCTGGTCGGCCTCGGCGATCGGCTGCCGCACGCGCTGCTCTTCGTCGGCCCCCCGGGGCTCGGCAAGCGCGCGCTCGCCGACGCGCTCGCCGCCCGTCTGCTGTGCGCCTCGCCCGGTGTCGATGGCCATGCGTGCGGCCACTGTGCGCAGTGCCAGTTGCGCCTTTCGGGCAACCATCCCGACCTGCTGCCCGTCGTGCCCGAGGCCGACGCGGCGGGCGCCGATGGCGAGGGCGGGGAGGGGAGTGAGACCGCGGGCAGCGCCAGCGAAAAGAAAAAGTCCACGCAGATCGTCATCGAGCAGATCCGCGACCTGCAGGAGACGCTCTCCGTCACCGGGCACCAGGGTAGCCGCCGCGTGATCATCGTCGATCCCGCCGAGGCGATGAACGCCTATACCGCCAACGCCTTGCTGAAACTGCTCGAGGAGCCGCCCGCCGGCTGCGTCTTCCTGCTCGTTTCGTCGGCGCCCCGTCGGCTGCTGCCGACGATTCGTAGCCGCTGCCAGCAATGGAGCTTTTCCCGCCCGGGCGAGCACGAGCTGAAGGAATGGCTGGCCAAACAGGAAGCCATCGACGGCGAACTGCTGGCGCTGGTCGGCGGCATGCCGCTTGCGGCCCAGCGTCTGGTACAGAACGGGGCGGGCGCGATGCACAAGCGCTTCGTCAAGGAAATCGCTCAGATCCCGGCGACCGACCCGCTCAAGCTGGCCGGCCAGTGGGAGAGCTGGCTGAAGTCGAAGGAAGCGTTGGCTGCCGGATTCGGCATGGTGCAGCTCGTGGAGTGGCTGCAGCGCTGGGTGACCGATCTCGCGAGCCTGCGGCTCGGTGGCCGGGTGCGTTATTTCCCGGGCGAGGAAGGGACGCTCGCCGCGCTTGCTCAGCGCACCAGCATCGCCGCAGCGACGAACTGTTACAATGAAGTCTCCCGGATTCGCCGGGTATCGCAGCATCCGCTCAACGCCAGGCTGATGCTCGAGGATATGTTGCTGCGCTATGCACGCGCCCTGACCGGATCCCGCCGATGA
- the tmk gene encoding dTMP kinase, whose protein sequence is MNQKRGRFITFEGIDGAGKSSQIAAVVALLEAQGLKVVQTREPGGTPLGERLRQLLLHEPMNLETEALLMFAARREHLAARIEPALAAGEWVVSDRFSDATYAYQVGGRGLDPEKFSALEKWVHPDLQPDLTLIFDLAPEIAAGRVAGTGVDPDRFEREQRDFFERVRAAYLERARQAPERIVVVAADRAPDEIRAEVCRIVTERWFR, encoded by the coding sequence TTGAACCAGAAACGCGGACGATTCATCACCTTCGAAGGCATCGACGGAGCCGGCAAGAGCAGTCAGATCGCCGCCGTCGTCGCGCTGCTCGAAGCGCAAGGCCTGAAGGTCGTGCAGACGCGTGAACCCGGCGGAACGCCGCTCGGCGAGCGCTTGCGCCAACTGCTGCTGCACGAGCCGATGAACCTCGAAACCGAAGCCCTGCTGATGTTCGCCGCGCGCCGCGAGCATCTTGCCGCCCGCATCGAGCCGGCGCTGGCCGCCGGCGAATGGGTCGTATCGGATCGTTTCAGCGATGCAACCTACGCGTACCAGGTCGGCGGCCGAGGGCTGGATCCGGAAAAGTTTTCGGCGTTGGAAAAATGGGTCCACCCCGACCTCCAGCCCGACCTGACACTGATCTTCGATCTCGCCCCGGAAATCGCCGCGGGACGCGTCGCGGGCACCGGTGTCGATCCCGATCGCTTCGAACGCGAGCAACGCGACTTCTTCGAACGCGTGCGGGCCGCCTACCTGGAACGCGCGCGGCAAGCCCCCGAACGGATCGTCGTCGTCGCCGCCGATCGGGCGCCCGACGAGATCCGCGCCGAGGTCTGTCGCATCGTCACGGAGCGCTGGTTCCGATGA
- the mltG gene encoding endolytic transglycosylase MltG, whose product MTLAVVLAVAAVTSIAWWYAQRPLKLAQPVIDFTVQRGFTMRQAATTIAAAGIDVSPRMLYWLARATGKGDKILAGSYEVHQGVTPWLLILKISSGDVSQGEARLQEGWTFRQVRLALESNPDLLHDTVGLSEADILQAIGASEFHLEGLFFPDTYLFDKQSSTIAVLKRAYVRMQRQLAEAWESREPQLPLASPYEALILASIVEKETGRPEDRGLVASVFINRLRAGMKLQTDPTVAYGYGEALDGRLRKWHLETDHPYNTYTRTGLPPTPIAMPGREALNAAVRPTQTDFLYFVSRGDGSSEFSRNLDEHNKAVSRYQRGPGS is encoded by the coding sequence TTGACGCTCGCTGTCGTGCTGGCGGTCGCTGCGGTCACCTCGATTGCATGGTGGTATGCCCAGCGGCCGCTCAAGCTGGCCCAACCCGTCATTGATTTCACCGTGCAACGCGGCTTCACGATGCGCCAGGCTGCCACCACCATCGCTGCCGCGGGCATCGATGTCAGTCCCCGCATGCTCTATTGGCTGGCCCGCGCCACCGGCAAGGGCGACAAGATTCTCGCCGGCAGCTACGAAGTGCACCAGGGCGTCACGCCGTGGCTGCTGATCCTCAAGATATCCAGCGGCGACGTGTCGCAGGGCGAAGCGCGCTTGCAGGAGGGCTGGACCTTCCGCCAGGTGCGACTGGCGCTCGAATCGAACCCGGATCTGCTGCACGACACCGTCGGGTTGTCGGAAGCCGACATCCTGCAGGCCATTGGTGCCAGCGAATTCCATCTCGAAGGCCTGTTCTTCCCCGACACCTACCTGTTCGACAAGCAATCGAGCACGATCGCCGTCCTCAAGCGCGCCTACGTGCGCATGCAACGGCAACTCGCCGAGGCCTGGGAGTCGCGCGAACCGCAGCTGCCGCTCGCCTCGCCGTACGAAGCCCTGATCCTTGCATCGATCGTCGAGAAGGAAACGGGGCGGCCGGAGGATCGCGGTCTCGTCGCCTCGGTCTTTATCAATCGTCTGCGTGCCGGCATGAAACTGCAGACCGATCCGACCGTGGCCTACGGCTACGGCGAAGCGCTGGATGGACGCCTGCGCAAGTGGCACCTCGAAACCGACCATCCCTATAACACCTACACCAGGACCGGCCTTCCGCCGACGCCGATCGCGATGCCCGGGCGCGAAGCCCTCAACGCGGCCGTGCGTCCGACACAGACCGATTTCCTGTACTTCGTCTCGCGCGGCGACGGCAGCAGCGAGTTCTCCAGGAACCTCGACGAACACAACAAGGCCGTCAGCCGTTATCAGCGGGGGCCAGGAAGTTGA